One genomic segment of Helianthus annuus cultivar XRQ/B chromosome 14, HanXRQr2.0-SUNRISE, whole genome shotgun sequence includes these proteins:
- the LOC110907824 gene encoding extensin-like has product MPPRLRGRGKGPMRGGPSSAGPSHRRTPSASFSTSDSRDMWGQPFKPARHSVSLSSSPSFHPSFGPFAPNEPEHSHHSDQSHHSHESYTPHNSLKSHSFHHSESPYSPRQFNPADYVNDFLGYNPLGPEDQFSQEMEMDDDPNPEMQTGTPGHPISISSGSPFQGSLYRGPDSFQEKMATYDWFFTPSYHSSPAQPPLEDPQLQAVSPPPLPVEEPPQQPPQPPPEPPRQRRNARMSVRGGPRFSSPRGSSSYPPIPEDPQLGGPSNAAPEADPPQASYAPPMPPVGFDNPIPTYPGSSGYNPYGDPSGYPLGYGTHDPYLTAAQYHHLYPSTYPPMPPTDYPIHGYQYPPYQPPPSQQLQQQNQEILERLDKVEQKTKKNKERHISFMNGLANLIKGKKK; this is encoded by the coding sequence ATGCCTCCAAGACTAAGAGGACGTGGCAAGGGTCCCATGCGTGGAGGACCGTCATCTGCGGGACCATCTCACAGACGCACTCCATCGGCGTCTTTTTCCACCTCCGACTCCCGCGATATGTGGGGTCAACCCTTTAAGCCGGCAAGACACTCAGTCTCGCTCAGCTCTTCGCCATCTTTTCATCCGTCTTTCGGACCATTTGCTCCAAATGAGCCCGAACACTCTCACCATTCGGACCAATCTCACCATTCCCATGAATCATACACACCGCATAACTCTTTGAAATCTCATTCATTTCATCATTCTGAATCCCCCTACTCTCCAAGACAATTCAACCCAGCCGACTATGTGAACGACTTCCTTGGCTATAACCCATTGGGCCCTGAGGACCAATTCTCTCAGGAAATGGAGATGGATGATGACCCCAACCCGGAGATGCAAACAGGAACCCCAGGCCACCCTATCAGCATATCTAGTGGGTCTCCGTTTCAAGGATCCCTTTACCGTGGACCCGACTCCTTCCAAGAGAAGATGGCTACCTATGACTGGTTCTTTACTCCATCTTATCATAGCTCTCCGGCTCAACCACCTTTGGAAGATCCTCAACTTCAAGCcgtctcaccaccaccactcccggTAGAGGAGCCACcgcagcagccaccgcagccaccTCCCGAGCCTCCGAGGCAAAGGAGGAACGCTCGCATGTCCGTTAGAGGAGGACCCCGTTTTAGTTCTCCACGAGGTTCGAGTTCCTATCCCCCTATTCCAGAGGACCCCCAGTTGGGTGGACCCTCAAATGCGGCACCGGAGGCTGATCCTCCGCAAGCTTCTTATGCACCACCTATGCCGCCTGTGGGATTTGATAACCCAATTCCGACGTACCCAGGTTCTTCCGGGTACAATCCTTATGGAGACCCGTCGGGATATCCATTGGGCTATGGAACTCATGACCCATATCTTACGGCTGCGCAGTATCACCACCTTTATCCTTCTACTTACCCTCCTATGCCTCCAACTGACTACCCAATTCACGGTTATCAGTATCCTCCGTATCAGCCACCTCCTTCCCAGCAACTGCAGCAACAAAATCAG